The Thomasclavelia ramosa DSM 1402 genome includes a region encoding these proteins:
- a CDS encoding PspC domain-containing protein, which produces MKRIYRSRQDRMVCGVCGGIAEYFDLDPSLVRLGWIIFSAMGGSGFIAYIIAAIVIPSR; this is translated from the coding sequence ATGAAAAGAATTTATCGATCACGACAAGATCGGATGGTTTGTGGAGTATGTGGTGGAATTGCAGAATACTTTGATCTTGATCCTTCATTGGTAAGATTAGGTTGGATTATTTTCTCTGCTATGGGAGGCAGTGGCTTTATTGCTTATATTATTGCCGCAATAGTAATTCCCAGCAGATAA
- a CDS encoding glycoside hydrolase family 32 protein, with protein sequence MHPKYHLTAPKHWINDPIGFIYYQNNYHLFYQHFPYENKWGTMHWGHATSKDLVNWVDQGIALYPSKDFDANGCFSGSALEVDKKMYLYYTSVVYQKVNPENIHKTAPGYDFYSSQSMIISDDGFNFDNLNQKQLIIPVFKDGEVGHPVHTRDPKVWKFQDTYYMVLASKYLDDNNDYNGQLLFYTSKNATEWHYANNYRGIKCGDMWECPDIFTVAHQDILIMSPERTNDSGYPSHARITTANFDHQNCQLEITGELNYLDYGLDIYAPQTTIDEAGRRIYVGWMRMPVADEANWIGLITYPRVITYQNDAIFTNIHPSVDSLFKKPATEFKATQACKIVTNLKTGDFINIGGYLIKYDDCLCIDRSNVFKSDTALKELRSPKIDHCNLNIYYDQDIIEIYINNGQYVLSNIVYEMADTIKSNTGFEIFTD encoded by the coding sequence ATGCACCCAAAATATCATTTAACAGCCCCTAAACATTGGATCAATGATCCTATCGGGTTTATTTATTACCAAAATAATTATCATTTATTTTATCAGCATTTTCCTTATGAAAATAAGTGGGGAACAATGCACTGGGGTCATGCTACTAGTAAAGACCTAGTAAACTGGGTTGACCAGGGAATTGCATTATACCCTAGTAAAGACTTTGATGCAAATGGTTGTTTTTCTGGTTCAGCATTAGAAGTTGATAAAAAAATGTATCTATATTATACGTCTGTTGTTTATCAAAAAGTCAATCCCGAAAATATTCATAAAACTGCCCCAGGTTATGATTTTTATTCTAGCCAAAGTATGATTATAAGCGATGATGGATTTAACTTCGATAATCTTAATCAAAAACAATTGATCATTCCAGTATTTAAAGATGGCGAAGTCGGTCATCCTGTTCATACACGTGATCCAAAAGTATGGAAATTCCAAGATACTTACTATATGGTTTTAGCAAGTAAGTATTTAGATGATAACAATGATTATAATGGTCAATTATTATTTTATACTTCTAAAAATGCAACTGAATGGCATTATGCTAATAATTATCGCGGCATTAAATGCGGTGATATGTGGGAATGCCCAGATATTTTTACAGTTGCCCATCAGGATATATTGATCATGTCTCCAGAACGGACTAATGATAGCGGCTATCCATCTCACGCACGTATTACAACAGCTAATTTTGATCATCAAAACTGTCAATTAGAGATTACTGGTGAACTAAATTATCTTGACTATGGTTTAGATATTTATGCTCCCCAAACAACGATTGACGAAGCCGGACGAAGAATTTATGTAGGCTGGATGCGTATGCCTGTTGCCGATGAAGCTAACTGGATTGGATTAATTACTTATCCACGTGTAATCACATATCAAAATGATGCTATATTTACGAATATTCATCCATCTGTCGATAGTCTCTTTAAAAAGCCTGCAACTGAGTTTAAAGCTACGCAGGCATGCAAGATCGTGACTAATTTAAAAACAGGTGATTTCATAAATATTGGAGGTTATCTTATCAAGTATGACGATTGTCTTTGTATCGATCGTTCTAATGTGTTTAAATCTGATACGGCATTAAAAGAGCTACGTTCACCAAAAATCGATCACTGTAATTTAAACATCTACTATGACCAGGATATTATTGAAATTTATATTAATAATGGTCAATATGTTTTATCAAATATCGTCTATGAAATGGCAGATACGATTAAGAGTAATACTGGTTTTGAAATCTTTACTGACTAG
- a CDS encoding diacylglycerol/lipid kinase family protein, which translates to MKRCLFIINPSSGQRTIQNTLDKLIGQLTLRQLINHIDVFYTLKKDDAYFKALNADEQDYDFITVVGGDGTINEVVSGMVASDKKIPLCILAAGTVNDFANYLNLPSNIEGVCNLINNFKTVCCDVGKINERYFMNVAAGGMFSDVSFTVSKADKKRLGPLAYYLNGIANLPSQLNTNINLKIVLDDANILETEAKMFMVTNTNRVGGFENIIPYADIQDGMLDLIVIKKCSVTDLVALSKDYLLKKHANSPFISYVQAKKIEIYSQQKVVIDIDGEEGSPLPVTIEAISQAINILVP; encoded by the coding sequence ATGAAACGCTGTTTATTCATTATTAATCCGTCTTCGGGACAACGGACTATTCAAAACACTTTAGATAAATTAATTGGGCAGCTTACTTTGCGTCAATTAATTAATCATATTGATGTTTTCTACACCTTAAAAAAAGATGATGCTTATTTTAAAGCACTAAATGCTGACGAACAAGACTATGATTTCATTACAGTAGTTGGCGGTGATGGAACGATCAATGAAGTAGTTAGCGGGATGGTTGCCAGCGATAAAAAAATTCCACTATGTATACTGGCAGCGGGAACTGTCAATGACTTCGCAAATTATTTGAACCTACCTAGCAATATCGAAGGAGTTTGTAATTTAATCAATAATTTTAAGACTGTCTGTTGCGATGTAGGTAAAATCAACGAACGCTATTTTATGAATGTGGCTGCCGGGGGAATGTTCAGTGATGTATCATTCACCGTTAGCAAAGCTGATAAAAAAAGATTAGGTCCCTTAGCTTACTATCTAAACGGTATTGCTAATCTTCCTAGTCAATTAAATACTAATATTAATTTAAAAATTGTTTTAGATGATGCTAATATTTTAGAAACAGAAGCAAAAATGTTTATGGTTACAAATACAAATCGTGTTGGCGGATTTGAAAATATTATCCCTTATGCAGATATTCAAGATGGAATGCTTGATTTAATCGTAATAAAAAAATGTTCTGTTACTGATTTAGTTGCTCTATCAAAAGATTATTTGTTGAAAAAACATGCTAATAGCCCATTTATTTCTTATGTTCAAGCAAAAAAAATTGAGATTTACAGCCAACAAAAAGTTGTAATTGATATTGATGGTGAAGAGGGGTCACCATTGCCAGTGACAATTGAAGCAATAAGCCAAGCTATCAATATTTTAGTACCATAG